A single region of the Mercenaria mercenaria strain notata chromosome 6, MADL_Memer_1, whole genome shotgun sequence genome encodes:
- the LOC123550480 gene encoding organic cation transporter protein-like, translating to MQFDLIYKEIGDYGCYQRWIVWAASSTAFYAGLLILTSFFVLAIPEHRCAIPGLENDTYEIQNEYHRELVNRTIPLAPSGEDYYYDQCHYMFVNNDGEETLEKCGRWVYDKTIFKSSLAADLNMVCDDAILKSNAQMVNFAGIFAGSLLTGIFSDKFGRKTTMCTSLTLIFACSLGMAWSPNYTVFIILTFFVGFFNVGQWMPAFVIRMEFVGPSERKFAGYLDSFIGAVGKMALAGMAYFIRDWSTLLIAASLPGVLYLPFWFKQIFPESARWLFSRGKTEEGKAVINRWAKWNKIALPQKFFDKVLTDKDEQKPVQGNLWNLFSSRVLAIRTILIFIIWLTVCLSYYGLTFNVSDFGSDLYLNFMLQALVEIPAIALCLLILDRVGRKPVMVGSMFIGGAGCLATIFTLIYLPDKPVATTILALIGKMGLSAGFTTAYIYSSELFPTVVRNSGLGASSCMARVGGMVAPYIAELDRFVGGRFGSALPQVVFGVLSIVGGIAAIFLPETLNRFLPETIEQGQQFGKVKTDERAIDKTVHINAISKTSDTSHL from the exons ATGCAGTTTGActtaatatataaagaaatagGAGACTACGGCTGTTATCAGAGATGGATAGTATGGGCGGCATCGTCGACAGCATTTTATGCGGGACTTCTAATTCTTACATCGTTCTTTGTTCTTGCTATTCCTGAACATAG aTGCGCGATACCAGGTTTGGAGAATGATACCTACGAGATACAGAATGAGTATCATCGTGAGCTGGTCAATAGAACGATACCACTAGCGCCATCTGGTGAAGATTACTATTATGATCAGTGTCACTACATGTTTGTTAATAATGATGGTGAAGAAACACTTGAAAAATGTGGCAGATGGGTCTAtgataaaactattttcaaatcttCCCTTGCCGCTGAT ctaaatATGGTGTGTGACGATGCCATACTAAAATCAAATGCGCAGATGGTTAATTTTGCTGGTATATTTGCTGGTTCCCTACTCACTGGAATATTCTCAGATAA gtttggACGTAAAACAACAATGTGTACATCTCTGACCCTCATATTTGCATGTTCTCTCGGGATGGCATGGAGTCCTAACTACACAGTTTTCATCATTCTTACATTCTTCGTTGGATTTTTTAATGTTGGTCAGTGGATGCCTGCGTTTGTTATCC GTATGGAGTTTGTAGGTCCATCTGAAAGGAAGTTTGCTGGTTATTTAGATTCGTTTATCGGTGCCGTCGGAAAAATGGCCCTGGCAGGCATGGCATATTTCATTCGAGACTGGAGTACATTGCTTATAGCTGCATCACTTCCGGGAGTTTTGTACCTGCCGTTTTGGTT TAAACAGATTTTCCCAGAATCTGCACGCTGGCTGTTTTCTCGTGGTAAAACCGAAGAAGGAAAAGCAGTTATAAATCGTTGGGCAAAATGGAACAAAATTGCATTGCCACAAAAGTTTTTTGACAAGGTTCTGACCGATAAAGACGAGCAAAAGCCAGTTCAAGGAAATTTGTGGAATTTGTTTTCCTCAAGAGTGCTTGCTATCAgaacaattttaattttcataatttg GTTAACTGTATGCCTAAGTTACTATGGTCTAACCTTCAATGTCAGTGATTTTGGAAGCGACCTCTACTTAAATTTCATGTTACAAGCGCTTGTTGAAATACCTGCGATCGCACTATGTCTACTCATCTTGGACAGGGTAGGCAGGAAACCAGTAATGGTCGGAAGTATGTTCATAGGCGGAGCTGGTTGCCTAGCAACAATATTCACGTTGATTTATCTTCCTG ATAAACCAGTAGCTACAACTATTCTGGCATTGATTGGTAAAATGGGACTGTCCGCTGGTTTTACTACCGCGTATATTTATTCGAGTGAGCTGTTTCCAACAGTGGTCCGTAATTCTGGTCTAGGTGCAAGTTCATGTATGGCCCGGGTTGGTGGCATGGTTGCTCCGTATATAGCTGAACTA gATCGTTTTGTTGGAGGCAGGTTCGGTAGTGCTTTACCTCAAGTCGTGTTTGGAGTTCTTTCAATCGTCGGTGGTATTGCAGCAATATTTTTGCCGGAAACATTAAACCGATTTCTTCCGGAAACTATCGAACAAGGGCAGCAATTTGGAAA AGTGAAGACAGACGAAAGAGCAATAGATAAAACAGTACATATTAATGCGATATCAAAGACTTCAGACACATCACACCTATAG